DNA from Verrucomicrobiaceae bacterium:
TGTCGGTGGTGGGCAGCTCCGCAGCGTCGGCCGCAGCATCAACTACGGCTGGGATGGCGCAGTGGATATGGACCTCATCGCCCTCGCGGACAAGCTCGCCGGACGTGATGTGGAGCGCGGCCATAGCCTCAATCTCTACGCCAATGCCTCCCTGCTGCAGGCCCAGCTGCACGGTGGTCCATTCGATGGCAACACGCCGCAATACGCACCCGACTACATGATCCGCACCGGCCTCATCTACAAACGCGGCGATAAGGTCAAGATCGCGTTCACCGGCACCTTCGTGGCAGATCACAATGCGCAGGATGCCGCCGCTGCCGCCTTCGAAATCCCCGCCTACATGACCTGGGATCTCACCGCCGAAGTGAAAGTGCATAAAAACCTCACTCTCATGGCCGGCATCAATAACCTCTTTGATGAGAGCTACTACGCCCGTGTGCGCAATGACGGCATCGATCCCGCCTATGGCCGCAATTTCTACCTCGGCGGCATGGTCAGCTTCTAACAGAAGCGGCAAGCCGCAAGATCGAGGTCCAGCAATGAGTTCATGTCCCAGATCACATGAAATCACTCCTCACCGTCTTTTTGCTCGCTCTCCCAGTCCTCGCCGCCGAGCGGCCAAACATCCTTTTCGCCATCGCGGATGACTGGGGGCCCCACGCGAGTGCCTACGGCACACCTTGGGTCAAAACACCGCACTTTGACCGTGTGGCAAAGGATGGCCTGCTCTTCAAACACGCCTACACACCGAACGCCAAGTGCGCACCCTCCCGCGCATGCATCCTCACAGGTCGGAATTCCTGGCAGCTCAAAGAAGCCGCCAATCACATCTGCTACTTCCCGCCCGAGTTCAAAGGCTGGGGAGAAGCCCTGGCCGAAAAAGGCTGGAATGTCGGCCACACCACCAAAGGCTGGGGCCCCGGAGTCGCCAAAGACGCCAGCGGCAAACCACGCGAAATGACCGGCAAAGCCTACAACAAGCGCAAAGCCAAACCACCGACCTCCGAGATCGGAAACAACGATTACGCAGCGAATTTCGCTGACTTCCTGGATGCAGCACCCGCAGACCAGCCCTGGGCCTTCTGGTGCGGCTCCATCGAGCCCCATCGTGGCTATGAGTTCGGCAGCGGTGTCAAAAAAGGCGGTAAAAAGCTCACCGACATCGACCACGTCCCAGCCTACTGGCCCGACAATGACATCATCCGCAATGACATGCTCGATTACGCCTTTGAGGTCGAGTACTTCGACTCGCATGTCGGCCGCATGCTCGCCGAGCTCGAAAAACGTGGCCTACTGGAAAACACCCTCGTCATCGTCACCGCCGATCACGGCATGCCATTCCCACGCAGCAAAGGAAACGCCAATGTACAGGCCAATCACGTCCCCTTCGCCGCCATGTGGAAAAAGGGCATCACTGCCCCAGGC
Protein-coding regions in this window:
- a CDS encoding sulfatase; translation: MKSLLTVFLLALPVLAAERPNILFAIADDWGPHASAYGTPWVKTPHFDRVAKDGLLFKHAYTPNAKCAPSRACILTGRNSWQLKEAANHICYFPPEFKGWGEALAEKGWNVGHTTKGWGPGVAKDASGKPREMTGKAYNKRKAKPPTSEIGNNDYAANFADFLDAAPADQPWAFWCGSIEPHRGYEFGSGVKKGGKKLTDIDHVPAYWPDNDIIRNDMLDYAFEVEYFDSHVGRMLAELEKRGLLENTLVIVTADHGMPFPRSKGNANVQANHVPFAAMWKKGITAPGRVIDDFVSFVDLAPTFIEIAGLKWSDTGMAQSPGRSLTDLFANKPAHTRDHVLLGKERTDVGRPNDWGYPIRAILTHENVLIENFEPTRWPGGNPETGYMDCDAGATKSFILEAHRKNPSDPFWQLCFGIRPALEFYDLKADPDFVKNRPADARATALRDRLHTELQTQGDPRMDGKGELFDKYEHASKPNVGFYEKFMRGEPVKANWINPTDIERTPLP